In Apium graveolens cultivar Ventura chromosome 10, ASM990537v1, whole genome shotgun sequence, the following are encoded in one genomic region:
- the LOC141691959 gene encoding uncharacterized protein LOC141691959: MVENNENQIPVIDQSQNPTSPYYLHPSDNLGMKLVNIKFDGTGYGDWKRSMLISLSAKNKTGFVDGTIAKPLIADPNYNAWERCNSMIISWLLGVLDQNIARNVLYFNITHDIWINLEERYGQASGTLLFSLQQSLYEIKQGTDSVSSYYTVRYI; encoded by the coding sequence ATGGTTGAGAATAATGAAAATCAGATTCCTGTTATAGATCAATCTCAAAATCCTACTTCTCCTTATTATCTTCATCCTTCTGATAATCTTGGTATGAAATTGGTTAATATCAAGTTTGATGGAACCGGCTATGGAGATTGGAAGCGTTCGATGTTAATTAGCTTATCAGCAAAAAATAAAACTGGTTTTGTTGATGGAACGATTGCAAAGCCTTTGATTGCAGATCCTAACTATAACGCTTGGGAACGTTGTAACAGTATGATAATTTCTTGGTTACTTGGAGTGTTAGATCAGAATATTGCTAGAAATGTTCTGTATTTCAACATAACTCATGATATTTGGATCAATCTGGAAGAACGCTATGGACAAGCGTCTGGTACATTGTTGTTTTCTTTACAGCAAAGCTTGTATGAGATCAAACAAGGAACTGATTCTGTTTCCAGTTACtatactgttagatatatttga